The Nomascus leucogenys isolate Asia chromosome 23, Asia_NLE_v1, whole genome shotgun sequence genome includes a window with the following:
- the GPRC5A gene encoding retinoic acid-induced protein 3 — translation MATTVPDGCHSGLKSRYYRLCDKAEAWGIVLETVATAGVVTSVAFMLALPILVCKVQDSNRRKMLPTQFLFLLGVLGIFGLTFAFIIRLDGSTGPTRFFLFGILFSICFSCLLAHALNLTKLVRGRKPLSLLVILGLAVGFSLVQDVIAIEYIVLTMNRTNVNVFSELSAPRRNEDFVLLLIYVLFLMALTFLMSSFTFCGSFTGWKRHGAHIYLTMLLSIAIWVAWITLLMLPDFDRRWDDTILSSALAANGWVFLLAYVSPEFWLLTKQRNPLDYPVEDAFCKPQLMKKSYGVENRAYSQEEITQGFEETGDTLYAPYSTHFQLQNQPPHKEFSIPRAHAWPSPYNDYEVKKEGS, via the exons ATGGCTACAACAGTCCCTGATGGTTGCCACAGTGGCCTGAAATCCAGGTACTACAGACTTTGTGATAAGGCTGAAGCTTGGGGCATTGTCCTAGAAACGGTGGCCACAGCCGGGGTTGTGACCTCGGTGGCCTTCATGCTCGCTCTCCCGATCCTCGTCTGCAAGGTGCAGGACTCCAACAGGCGAAAAATGCTGCCTACTcagttcctcttcctcctgggtgtgTTGGGCATCTTTGGCCTCACCTTCGCCTTCATCATCAGACTGGACGGGAGCACGGGGCCCACACGCTTCTTCCTCTTTGGGATCCTCTTTTCCAtctgcttctcctgcctcctggctCACGCTCTCAATCTGACCAAGCTCGTCCGGGGGAGGAAGCCCCTCTCCCTGTTGGTGATTCTGGGTCTGGCCGTGGGCTTCAGCCTAGTCCAGGATGTCATTGCTATCGAATATATTGTCCTGACCATGAACAGGACCAACGTCAATGTCTTTTCTGAGCTTTCCGCTCCTCGTCGCAATGAAGACTTTGTCCTCCTGCTCATCTACGTCCTCTTCTTGATGGCGCTGACCTTCCTCAtgtcctccttcaccttctgtgGTTCCTTCACGGGCTGGAAGAGACATGGGGCCCACATCTACCTCACGATGCTCCTCTCCATTGCCATCTGGGTGGCCTGGATCACCCTGCTCATGCTTCCGGACTTTGACCGCAGGTGGGATGACACCATCCTCAGCTCCGCCTTGGCTGCCAATGGCTGGGTGTTCCTGTTGGCTTACGTTAGTCCTGAGTTTTGGCTGCTCACAAAGCAACGAAACCCCTTGGATTATCCTGTTGAGGATGCTTTCTGTAAACCTCAACTCATGAAGAAGAGCTATGGTGTGGAGAACAGAGCCTACTCTCAAGAGGAAATCACTCAAG GTTTTGAAGAGACAGGGGACACGCTCTATGCCCCCTATTCCACACATTTTCAGCTGCag AACCAGCCTCCCCACAAGGAATTCTCCATCCCACGGGCCCACGCTTGGCCGAGCCCTTACAATGACTATGAAGTAAAGAAAGAGGGCAGCTAA